The following coding sequences lie in one Myxococcus xanthus genomic window:
- a CDS encoding DDE-type integrase/transposase/recombinase: MKSLTPKSHAEAVAVFRHGVIGALTQAQMDRGQLASALESLAQQRFVPPGAKASHCYSAATLERWYYAYKKRGLSGLAPRGRSDKGRAQQLSAAQRELLLDIRREYPSASVTLILRTLVTDGRLEKDAVSATTVRRLFAEAGLDRVGMRDGSGTKTRLRWQAERPMALWHADVCHGPGLTVGGKSLPLRIHALLDDASRYVVALEAHHTEREVDMLGLMVRALRKHGLPDALYLDNGATYRGETLATACARIGTSLLHARPYDAPARGKMERFWRTLREGCLDFLGPVASLHDVNVRLCAFLDAHYHVTSHAALMGATPKTVFEATPRAPDGFDEAKLREALTTRIRRRVRRDTTVAVDGADYELDAGHLAGRLVHLCRCLVDQGEAPWAEFEGKRYTLHPVDAVKNARRKRPLRRPPVHDETYRPHPAFDPPRALLDRAVGRPPRHRDAGES; this comes from the coding sequence ATGAAGAGCCTCACCCCGAAGTCCCACGCCGAGGCGGTGGCGGTGTTTCGCCACGGAGTCATCGGCGCCCTCACCCAGGCGCAGATGGACCGAGGCCAGCTCGCCTCGGCGCTCGAATCCCTCGCCCAGCAGCGCTTCGTGCCGCCGGGCGCCAAGGCGAGCCACTGCTACTCGGCGGCCACGCTCGAGCGCTGGTACTACGCGTACAAGAAGCGCGGCCTCTCAGGCCTCGCCCCGCGCGGCCGCAGCGACAAGGGCCGCGCCCAGCAGCTCTCGGCGGCCCAGCGCGAGCTGCTGCTCGACATCCGGCGGGAGTACCCGTCCGCGTCCGTGACGCTCATCCTGCGCACGCTCGTCACCGATGGCCGGCTCGAGAAGGACGCCGTCTCGGCGACGACGGTGCGCCGCCTCTTTGCGGAAGCAGGACTCGACCGCGTCGGGATGCGCGACGGCAGCGGCACGAAGACGCGCCTGCGTTGGCAGGCCGAGCGCCCAATGGCCCTGTGGCACGCGGACGTGTGTCACGGGCCTGGACTCACCGTCGGGGGCAAGTCGCTGCCCTTGCGCATCCACGCGCTGCTGGACGACGCGAGTCGGTACGTCGTGGCGTTGGAGGCCCACCACACTGAGCGCGAGGTGGACATGCTTGGCCTCATGGTGCGCGCCCTGCGCAAGCACGGTCTGCCGGACGCTCTCTACCTGGACAATGGCGCCACGTACCGGGGCGAGACGCTCGCCACCGCGTGCGCTCGCATCGGCACGTCGCTCTTGCACGCGCGGCCCTACGACGCCCCCGCCCGCGGGAAGATGGAGCGCTTCTGGCGCACGCTGCGCGAGGGCTGCCTCGACTTCCTCGGGCCCGTCGCCTCGCTGCACGACGTCAATGTCCGCCTCTGCGCCTTCCTCGACGCGCACTACCACGTCACGTCGCACGCTGCCCTCATGGGCGCGACACCGAAAACCGTCTTCGAGGCCACGCCCCGGGCGCCCGATGGCTTCGACGAGGCGAAGCTGCGCGAGGCCCTCACCACCCGCATCCGCCGACGCGTGCGGCGCGACACCACCGTCGCTGTCGATGGTGCCGACTACGAGCTCGACGCAGGCCACCTCGCCGGGCGCCTCGTGCACCTGTGCCGCTGCCTTGTCGACCAGGGTGAGGCTCCCTGGGCCGAATTCGAGGGCAAGCGCTACACCCTCCACCCAGTCGACGCGGTGAAGAACGCGCGCCGCAAGAGGCCGCTGCGTCGGCCTCCCGTCCACGACGAGACGTACCGGCCACACCCCGCGTTTGACCCGCCCCGCGCGCTCCTCGACCGCGCCGTCGGGCGTCCTCCTCGGCATCGCGATGCAGGTGAGTCATGA
- a CDS encoding ExeA family protein, producing the protein MTPAYVTHFGFSEAPFSKEIADADLWLPASKTDLVEELCEAVRERQSVMLVGEPGVGKTCVLRALRHRLPQAGFRLTYCHNATLGRRDFYRQLCLALGLTPSATAASVFYAVSSHVKDLGRERVHPVFLLDEAHLLHQDVLDHLHILLNYQWDSKALLSLILVGLPELDSRLAMRRNRSLASRLARRLTIDALQPDDTAEYLRLRLKNAGCERELFASDAMAMLHEAASGAHRDIDRLATTALREAARRKKKLVERDVLARVLDTDAAAL; encoded by the coding sequence ATGACGCCCGCCTACGTCACCCACTTCGGCTTCTCCGAGGCGCCCTTCTCCAAGGAGATTGCCGACGCGGACCTCTGGCTGCCGGCCTCCAAGACGGACCTCGTCGAGGAACTCTGCGAAGCCGTGCGCGAGCGGCAGAGCGTCATGCTGGTGGGCGAGCCCGGCGTCGGCAAGACGTGCGTCCTGCGCGCGCTCCGCCACCGGCTACCCCAGGCGGGCTTCCGCCTCACCTACTGTCACAACGCCACGCTGGGCCGCCGCGACTTCTACCGCCAGCTGTGTCTTGCCCTCGGGCTCACGCCGTCCGCCACCGCGGCCTCTGTCTTCTACGCCGTGTCCAGCCACGTGAAGGACCTCGGTCGCGAGCGCGTCCACCCCGTCTTCCTCCTCGATGAGGCGCACCTGCTCCACCAGGACGTGCTCGACCACCTCCACATCCTCCTGAACTACCAGTGGGACTCGAAGGCGCTCCTCTCCCTCATCCTCGTCGGCCTGCCCGAGCTCGACTCGCGGCTCGCGATGCGCCGTAACCGCAGCCTCGCCTCCCGCCTCGCACGCCGGCTCACCATCGACGCGCTTCAGCCCGATGACACCGCGGAGTACCTCCGCCTGCGCCTGAAGAACGCGGGCTGCGAGCGAGAACTCTTCGCCTCCGACGCGATGGCGATGCTCCACGAGGCCGCCTCCGGCGCTCACCGCGACATTGACCGGCTCGCGACCACTGCGCTTCGCGAGGCCGCGCGTCGCAAGAAAAAGCTCGTCGAGCGCGACGTACTCGCACGCGTGCTCGACACCGACGCCGCCGCTCTGTAG
- the msrB gene encoding peptide-methionine (R)-S-oxide reductase MsrB, which translates to MVDKLTLSDDEWRKRLSPQEYEVLRRHGTERPGSGCFLGTKTPGTYVCAGCGNPLFKAGTKFESGTGWPSFTQPVASDAVTEIQDVSHGMIRTEVRCARCDGHLGHVFPDGPPPTGLRYCMNSVSMKHVPEGQPLELVKA; encoded by the coding sequence ATGGTCGACAAGCTCACCCTCAGCGACGACGAATGGCGCAAGCGCTTGAGCCCCCAGGAGTATGAAGTCCTCCGCCGCCACGGCACCGAGCGGCCTGGCTCCGGGTGCTTCCTGGGCACGAAGACGCCCGGCACCTACGTGTGCGCGGGCTGCGGCAATCCCCTGTTCAAGGCGGGCACGAAGTTCGAGTCCGGCACGGGATGGCCGTCCTTCACGCAGCCGGTGGCGTCCGACGCGGTGACGGAAATCCAGGACGTCTCGCACGGCATGATTCGCACCGAGGTCCGCTGTGCGCGCTGCGACGGGCACCTGGGCCACGTCTTCCCCGACGGCCCTCCGCCCACCGGCCTGCGCTACTGCATGAACTCGGTGTCCATGAAGCACGTCCCCGAAGGCCAGCCGCTGGAGCTGGTCAAGGCGTAG
- a CDS encoding CBS domain-containing protein, translating into MPSEERAMRIGELMTKNLETIEAGEPIRAAALRMRTCNIGSLPVLEGGQLVGMLTDRDIAVRSAALGQDPNTTRVREVMTATVITCDVDATLEVAEKVMEEKMVRRLVVVDGERRPVGLLSLDDLATVPEEVLHAGEVLERLQQV; encoded by the coding sequence ATGCCAAGTGAGGAGCGTGCAATGCGGATTGGCGAGCTGATGACCAAGAACCTGGAGACCATCGAAGCGGGCGAGCCCATCCGGGCCGCGGCGCTGAGGATGCGCACGTGCAACATCGGCTCCCTGCCGGTGCTGGAGGGTGGGCAACTGGTGGGCATGCTGACGGACCGGGACATCGCGGTGCGGTCCGCGGCGCTGGGGCAGGACCCGAACACCACGCGCGTGCGCGAGGTGATGACGGCCACGGTCATCACCTGCGACGTGGACGCGACGCTCGAGGTGGCGGAAAAGGTGATGGAGGAGAAGATGGTGCGTCGCCTCGTGGTGGTGGACGGTGAGCGGCGGCCAGTGGGGCTCTTGAGCCTGGACGACCTGGCCACGGTGCCAGAGGAAGTCCTGCATGCGGGCGAGGTGCTGGAGCGGCTCCAGCAGGTCTGA
- the thrS gene encoding threonine--tRNA ligase has translation MLDEHDHRALGQRLDLFHLQEEAPGMVFWHPRGLLLYRLLEEHVRQRMRREGYQEVRTPQLYAQPLWERSGHWDNFRENMFLVEDGARHLGVKPVSCPGHIELVQRMAPSYRDLPLRLGEFGLVHRAEPGGALHGLFRLRQFTQDDGHIFCAEPQVVPEVVRFARSLKDFYAGFGFDDVQVAFSGRPASRAGRDELWDKAESWLLLAAKEAGLHCHMQPGEGAFYGPKLEFVLKDRLGRAWQCGTIQLDLVLPERFDLHYVDASGARVRPVMLHRALLGSLERFIGVLLEHHGGALPPWLAPQQVVVAAVGEGAGDYAERFAAKLQEAGCRASVDRRGESLSRKVLDAHAAGVPWLVVAGAREVAAGNVRLRQRDGAQRDVPWEDAAAELVASCRPAPDA, from the coding sequence ATGCTCGACGAACACGACCACCGCGCGCTGGGCCAGCGCCTGGACCTCTTCCACCTGCAGGAAGAGGCACCCGGCATGGTGTTCTGGCACCCGCGCGGGCTGCTGCTGTACCGGCTGCTGGAGGAGCACGTCCGCCAGCGCATGCGGCGCGAGGGCTACCAGGAAGTCCGCACCCCACAGCTCTACGCACAGCCCTTGTGGGAGCGCAGCGGCCACTGGGACAACTTCCGGGAGAACATGTTCCTGGTGGAGGACGGCGCGCGGCACCTGGGCGTGAAGCCGGTGAGCTGCCCCGGCCACATCGAGCTGGTGCAGCGCATGGCGCCCAGCTACCGCGACCTGCCGCTGCGCCTGGGCGAGTTCGGCCTGGTGCACCGCGCGGAGCCCGGCGGCGCGCTCCACGGCCTGTTCCGCCTGCGGCAGTTCACCCAGGATGACGGCCACATCTTCTGCGCCGAGCCGCAGGTGGTGCCGGAGGTCGTCCGCTTCGCCCGCTCGCTGAAGGACTTCTACGCGGGCTTCGGCTTCGACGACGTCCAGGTGGCCTTCTCCGGCCGGCCCGCGTCGCGCGCGGGCCGCGATGAGCTCTGGGACAAGGCCGAGTCCTGGCTCCTCCTGGCCGCGAAGGAAGCGGGGCTCCACTGCCACATGCAGCCGGGCGAGGGCGCCTTCTACGGGCCCAAGCTGGAGTTCGTCCTGAAGGACCGGCTGGGACGCGCGTGGCAGTGCGGCACCATCCAGCTGGACCTCGTGCTGCCGGAGCGCTTCGACCTCCACTACGTCGACGCCTCCGGGGCCCGCGTCCGTCCGGTGATGCTTCACCGCGCCCTGCTCGGCAGCCTGGAGCGCTTCATCGGCGTCCTGCTGGAGCACCACGGCGGCGCGCTGCCGCCCTGGCTGGCGCCACAGCAGGTGGTGGTGGCCGCCGTGGGTGAAGGCGCGGGCGACTACGCCGAGCGCTTCGCCGCGAAGCTCCAGGAGGCAGGCTGCCGCGCCAGCGTGGACCGGCGGGGTGAATCCCTGTCCCGCAAGGTCCTGGATGCCCACGCGGCGGGCGTCCCGTGGCTGGTGGTGGCGGGCGCACGGGAGGTGGCCGCGGGCAACGTCCGCCTGCGGCAGCGGGACGGCGCGCAGCGGGACGTCCCGTGGGAGGACGCCGCGGCGGAGCTCGTCGCGTCGTGCCGTCCGGCCCCGGACGCCTGA